One genomic window of Glycine soja cultivar W05 chromosome 9, ASM419377v2, whole genome shotgun sequence includes the following:
- the LOC114368556 gene encoding uncharacterized protein LOC114368556, whose product MVDHYDNDEDSDHDDDVFQKMYEEKMNHHLVLEILSCLCKRISEMSDAYLSDTSAHDAMLQAVKNGITEFMGSMRYENAELLLAMDESNRGIFAHAILNRQEEVFQLIHDIENKELFTSSQDTLGNNLLHIAAKLGPPRSLDRISNAALQMQTEV is encoded by the exons ATGGTTGACCACTACGATAATGATGAAGATAgtgatcatgatgatgatg TATTTCAGAAAATGTATGAGGAGAAAATGAACCACCACCTTGTACTTGAGATTCTAAGTTGCTTATGCAAAAGAATATCAGAAATGTCCGACGCATACCTGAGTGACACGTCAGCACATGATGCAATGTTACAGGCAGTCAAGAATGGAATTACTGAGTTCATGGGATCAATGAGATATGAAAATGCTGAACTTTTGTTAGCCATGGACGAAAGTAACAGAGGCATATTTGCACATGCAATTCTGAATCGTCAAGAAGAAGTGTTCCAACTCATACACGATATAGAGAATAAAGAGTTGTTTACATCCAGTCAGGATACGTTAGGAAATAACTTGTTGCACATTGCAGCAAAGTTAGGGCCACCTCGTTCCCTTGATCGCATATCCAATGCAGCTCTGCAGATGCAAACAGAAGTTTAG
- the LOC114368557 gene encoding uncharacterized protein LOC114368557: MEMPHRSFSYYSTNTVLFKFLNPNIEMDSQEPPIYPRLIVNRAASKDEWENKNRRALHAIQLSCGKALGQIRNFKTAKEEWKHLKTSFSKDMKAHHVSGQTCLLDPCTRPLQIYLKKGFLEEAKLNINVAPRDIFSKSREDGRTALHVAVARTGKRRLLRMRDKKGYTALALAAKLTDNKEMAEWKSSQSRRRN; this comes from the exons ATGGAGATGCCTCACAGATCATTCAGCTATTACAGTACAAATACGGTCCTTTTCAAGTTCTTGAATCCCAACATAGAAATGGATTCTCAAGAGCCTCCAATATATCCAAGGCTAATTGTAAACCGGGCAGCAAGCAAGGATG AATGGGAAAACAAAAACCGCAGGGCCTTACACGCCATTCAACTCTCGTGTGGGAAGGCACTGGGCCAAATCAGAAACTTCAAAACAGCCAAAGAGGAATGGAAACACTTGAAGACATCCTTCAGCAAAGACATGAAAGCGCACCACGTTTCGGGACAAACGTGCTTGTTAGACCCATGCACAAGGCCTCTCCAAATTTACTTGAAGAAAGGCTTCTTGGAAGAGGCGAAACTGAACATCAACGTCGCCCCTCGTGATATCTTCTCCAAGTCTCGAGAAGACGGAAGGACCGCTCTTCACGTCGCGGTGGCGAGGACGGGGAAGCGACGGTTGCTGAGAATGCGAGACAAGAAGGGCTACACAGCGCTCGCTCTAGCGGCAAAATTAACAGACAATAAGGAGATGGCGGAGTGGAAGAGCAGCCAAAGCAGAAGAAGGAATTAA
- the LOC114367142 gene encoding putative disease resistance protein RGA4 — protein sequence MSAIPVTNTISEIMERMSSFRGFGQNITENIKHHLTAIQNKCLGSAKLDLSDPKTKKWLGQVTELFYLVDDLCAKAALLSKQRKMMPLFPTCNLKPLLQLRKIEKQLAREVAPMKNVKMLPIRDVEEEKEAETVVRGYVKEKIMKSILDRKKGVVRAVVIFGITGLEKGKVTEYACEDENVKSGFDVVVPIDGLHLEQHFADSVVDRVKHELEAKKKKDSGEGKGFFVVLDDFHNENHGEWLQLMTKLKEAAQAHTSTGGGVLLVTTRNEAVLKSVNHTFFSVRCYQFDSLDLSESQPLFEKIVGTRATTIGSKTKGDLLEHMCGGILGAVKSMARLVRSQNPTTESDINALKDEFVQEMLLKYYSEFDLPSWRLRQCFAYSLFRFYPSTDFVKEFVKEEELIRLWMAEGFLGHSSSQHEPEDLGHECIQEFLRRSIFSSQEDGCISINKSKALTIILAGNDRVYMEDNGTTDDNIRRLLKGSNMDVSTGNFRSLFKNNKSVRTFLLEEKQQRVPDQVMLSWLACDAILSAFTRLRVLTLKDLGMKVLPASIGDLKSLRYVDLSRNNFNKLPICIGELQHLQTLLLFHCLKLRELPDEVHHFPSLSHLDVDKCMNLMHMPSALKKLTWLRSLPHFVTSKRNGLEELLHLNQLRGDLEISHLERFKCKGSSSNNGKDHDHPIYLKEKQHLEGLTLRWNHDDEKKKHSLEDYQLQNLEPHPNLKRLFIIGYPGNQFPTCLLSLKNLVEISLYNCPKWKHLPIVDQPLIKKLTLVSLADLEFITDMDNSLEELPLERVRILDCPNLTSWGNPETCNTTAFSGALSELVVEYCPKLDSMPLFPKIKNKLVLDHSSMKPLLNTLGYKSDTSPPLSELKQLTVNGCEDLKSNIKGWKHLSKLETLHISNCTQINLPSEEWKGLKGLTDLVIEDIPDLKSLPEEIKHLASEGSLDSLEIKSCHELTTMLDFGEYLHSFAYILIEDCPNLDSLPDSYKDNFFTPLKIQNCPLLKDSY from the coding sequence ATGTCTGCAATCCCTGTTACCAATACCATCTCTGAAATCATGGAGAGGATGTCTTCTTTCCGTGGTTTTGGCCAAAACATCACTGAAAATATCAAACACCATCTCACTGCCATCCAAAACAAATGTTTGGGTTCAGCAAAGCTTGACCTAAGTGACCCCAAAACGAAAAAATGGTTGGGACAAGTCACCGAGTTGTTCTACTTAGTCGATGATCTCTGCGCCAAGGCTGCTCTGCTTTCAAAGCAGAGGAAGATGATGCCATTGTTCCCTACGTGCAACCTTAAACCACTGCTCCAACTCAGGAAAATCGAAAAGCAGCTGGCACGGGAAGTGGCACCAATGAAGAATGTCAAAATGTTGCCAATCCGGGATGTAGAGGAGGAAAAAGAAGCAGAAACCGTGGTGCGAGGTTATGTCaaggaaaaaattatgaaaagcaTCTTGGACAGGAAGAAAGGTGTTGTTCGAGCGGTTGTGATTTTTGGGATTACAGGGTTAGAGAAGGGAAAAGTTACTGAATATGCTTGCGAAGATGAGAATGTGAAAAGTGGCTTTGACGTGGTGGTGCCGATTGACGGTCTGCACCTCGAGCAGCATTTTGCTGATTCTGTGGTGGATCGTGTGAAGCATGAATTAGAggcgaagaagaaaaaggactCTGGTGAGGGAAAAGGATTCTTTGTGGTTCTGGATGATTTTCACAATGAGAACCATGGGGAATGGCTTCAATTGATGACGAAACTGAAGGAGGCAGCACAAGCACACACATCAACTGGAGGTGGTGTATTACTTGTAACTACACGGAATGAAGCCGTACTTAAATCTGTGaatcatacatttttttcaGTTCGCTGTTATCAGTTTGATAGCTTGGATCTTTCCGAGTCACAGCCTTTGTTTGAGAAAATTGTAGGAACAAGGGCGACGACAATTGGATCAAAGACCAAAGGCGATTTGCTAGAGCACATGTGTGGAGGAATCCTCGGAGCAGTAAAATCAATGGCAAGGCTAGTGAGGTCCCAGAATCCAACTACCGAATCAGATATAAATGCATTGAAGGATGAATTTGTACAGGAGATGCTGTTGAAATATTACAGTGAGTTCGACCTCCCCTCTTGGCGTCTAAGACAGTGCTTTGCTTATTCTTTATTTAGATTCTATCCTTCAACTGATTTTGTGAAGGAGTTTGTGAAGGAGGAGGAGCTAATTAGGCTTTGGATGGCGGAGGGATTTCTGGGACACTCTTCTTCTCAACATGAACCAGAAGATTTGGGTCATGAGTGTATACAAGAATTCCTCCGTAGGTCAATATTCAGTTCTCAAGAAGATGGATGCATCAGCATTAACAAAAGTAAAGCCCTAACAATAATCTTGGCTGGCAACGACAGAGTGTACATGGAGGACAACGGCACCACCGACGACAATATTCGCCGACTGTTGAAGGGTTCCAACATGGATGTTTCAACAGGCAACTTCAGATCCctctttaaaaacaataaaagtgtGCGCACCTTTCTTCTAGAAGAAAAGCAACAACGGGTTCCAGACCAGGTGATGTTAAGCTGGCTTGCGTGTGATGCAATTTTGTCAGCATTCACGAGGCTGCGCGTGCTGACTCTGAAAGATTTAGGCATGAAGGTGTTGCCGGCTTCAATTGGGGACTTGAAGAGTTTGAGATATGTCGATTTGTCTCGCAACAACTTCAACAAACTTCCCATTTGCATAGGTGAGCTGCAGCATTTGCAGACCTTGCTGTTGTTCCACTGTCTCAAGCTGAGAGAACTGCCGGATGAAGTGCACCATTTTCCGAGTCTGAGTCATCTGGACGTGGACAAATGCATGAATCTGATGCACATGCCGTCCGCGTTAAAGAAACTGACTTGGCTTCGGTCATTGCCCCATTTCGTGACCAGCAAGCGCAACGGCCTTGAGGAACTCCTTCATCTCAATCAGCTCAGGGGAGATTTGGAGATTTCACACCTGGAGCGTTTCAAATGTAAAGGATCAAGTTCAAATAATGGAAAGGATCATGATCATCCTATCTACTTGAAAGAGAAGCAACATCTTGAAGGCCTCACCTTGAGGTGGAATCATGATGATGAGAAAAAGAAGCACTCATTGGAGGACTACCAATTACAAAATCTGGAACCACATCCAAATTTGAAAAGATTGTTCATTATAGGCTATCCAGGTAATCAATTTCCAACTTGCTTGTTATCCCTCAAGAACCTTGTTGAGATTAGTTTGTACAACTGCCCCAAATGGAAACATCTCCCTATAGTGGACCAGCCCCTTATAAAAAAACTCACACTCGTGAGTTTGGCCGATCTAGAGTTCATAACAGATATGGACAATAGTTTGGAGGAGCTGCCACTAGAACGAGTGAGAATATTGGACTGCCCAAACCTCACGAGTTGGGGGAATCCGGAAACATGCAATACTACTGCATTCAGTGGTGCCTTATCAGAATTGGTAGTGGAATACTGTCCCAAGCTGGATAGTATGCCTCTGTTTCCTAAGATTAAAAATAAGCTAGTTTTAGATCACTCCAGCATGAAACCGTTGTTGAACACCCTAGGATACAAATCAGATACTTCTCCTCCCCTATCTGAATTAAAACAATTGACCGTTAATGGTTGCGAAGATTTGAAGTCCAATATCAAAGGTTGGAAACATCTCAGCAAACTTGAGACTTTGCATATTTCTAACTGTACGCAGATCAATTTGCCGAGTGAGGAATGGAAGGGTTTGAAGGGACTGACTGATCTGGTCATAGAGGATATACCAGATCTAAAGTCACTTCCAGAAGAAATAAAACACCTTGCCTCTGAGGGATCTCTGGATAGTCTTGAGATAAAGAGTTGTCATGAGTTAACGACGATGCTGGATTTTGGCGAATACCTCCACTCCTttgcatatatattaattgaagATTGTCCCAATTTAGATTCATTGCCTGATAGCTACAAAGACAACTTTTTCACACCATTGAAAATCCAAAACTGCCCATTGTTGAAGGATTCATACTAA